A single Caretta caretta isolate rCarCar2 chromosome 2, rCarCar1.hap1, whole genome shotgun sequence DNA region contains:
- the LOC125633009 gene encoding zinc finger protein 212-like, with translation MVYCSALNCQNATSGVYKNSTVTFYGFPLHNKPLLKQWIHNMGREMGTPSKHQRLCSKHFEDSSFEIDPLKIRKNRRLLKEAVPKKFILGEDGNWLVGTPQSFCGGISNKTRKRIRNPEHLKVPGTFDNVAAPDGKNLEEWQKELYKKVIKDNYESLISLGKVSKHDMQSREELRVKAQQGLEEREMSMNPSIVDDGIVIKTEVQDNEEAPENVELHGSFSGRSEDLVFQTPDNGITCESNWSTETELRNLTGSRMGNSTLGKGDSNKFKGILFYQETPTGERLYLCTECKKTFKLKIGLLKHKRIHAKKSPVSSYICTDCGKSFGRHADLIRHQRTHTGERPYKCTECEKSFTEKPRLTNHLRTHNICL, from the exons ATGGTTTATTGCTCAGCTTTGAACTGTCAAAATGCTACAAGTGGGGTATATAAGAACAGTACAGTTACTTTCTATGGTTTTCCTTTACATAACAAACCTCTCTTGAAGCAGTGGATTCACAACATGGGTCGGGAAATGGGAACTCCATCAAAACATCAGCGACTATGTTCTAAACATTTTGAGGACAGTTCTTTTGAAATTGATCCTCTAAAAATTAGGAAAAACCGGCGCCTACTGAAAGAAGCAGTtcccaaaaaattcattttgggtgaAGACGGAAACTGGCTTGTTGGAACACCTCAAAGTTTCTGTGGTGGAATAAGTAATAAAACTCGAAAACGAATCCGGAATCCTGAACATTTGAAG GTCCCAGGGACATTTGATAATGTTGCAGCTCCTGACGGGAAGAATTTAGAAGAGTGGCAAAAGGAGCTTTACAAAAAAGTGATAAAGGACAATTATGAATCTTTAATCTCACTGGGTAAAG TCTCCAAACATGATATGCAGTCAAGAGAAGAGCTACGTGTCAAGGCTCAGCAGGGCTTGGAGGAAAGAGAAATGTCTATGAATCCTAGCATAG TGGATGATGGGATTGTGATCAAAACTGAAGTGCAGGATAATGAGGAAGCTCCAGAAAATGTGGAACTGCATGGAtcgttttcaggaagatcagaAGACCTGGTTTTCCAAACTCCTGACAATGGAATAACTTGTGAGAGTAATTGGAGCACAGAAACAGAGCTGAGGAATCTTACTGGAAGCAGAATGGGTAACTCTACTCTTGGGAAAGGAGATTCCAATAAATTCAAAGGTATCCTTTTCTACCAGGAGACACCCACAGGAGAGAGACTATATCTATGTACAGAATGTAAGAAAACCTTTAAATTGAAGATAGGTCTTTTAAAACATAAGCGAATTCATGCAAAAAAGAGTCCGGTATCATCATACATATGTACAGACTGTGGAAAAAGCTTTGGTCGCCATGCAGATCTTATTCGACACCAGAGAActcacacgggagagagaccctataaatgtaCAGAATGCGAGAAAAGCTTTACTGAGAAACCAAGACTTACTAATCACTTACGAACTCACAACATATGCCTGTAA